The Salvelinus sp. IW2-2015 linkage group LG31, ASM291031v2, whole genome shotgun sequence genome window below encodes:
- the rpa3 gene encoding replication protein A 14 kDa subunit — translation MAVFESPKPRINNSMLSQYISRPICFVGRVEKVHPTGKSFTLSDGEGKSASVELNEPLDEELSGVVEVVGVVSNKGAIMASAYNMLREDQGIPFDLELYNEALKVIHEYPQHYPFELATSG, via the exons ATGGCAGTTTTTGAGTCACCAAAACCCAGAATAAACAATTCTATGCTGTCTCAATATATCAGCAGGCCGATTTGCTTCGTTGGACGTGTTGAGAAG GTCCATCCAACAGGAAAATCATTCACTCTTTCAGATGGAGAAGGGAAGTCTGCATCAGTGGAACTTAATGAGCCC CTTGATGAGGAGCTGAgtggggtggtggaggtggttGGTGTAGTGTCCAACAAAGGGGCAATAATGGCCTCTGCATACAACATGCTCAGAGAAGACCAAGGCATTCCTTTTG acCTGGAGCTGTACAATGAAGCCCTGAAAGTCATCCATGAATACCCCCAGCACTATCCGTTTGAATTAGCCACCAGTGGATGA